From a region of the Candidatus Bathyarchaeota archaeon genome:
- a CDS encoding amidophosphoribosyltransferase: protein MDDSVGMECGVFSAIDFERKPIFPHVYWGMRAQNHRGHQSHGFLTFDGKFNVYRGLDLIPKVKKKEIQAWLVRLPGHVGIGNVRYTTSGRLDEEALIRGTQPVTVETEKLELAISFNGNIVNTVGLRKELCRTFPNFSYECDAELICGKLAVELMNGYDLQSAVKTCMEEVEGAFSVSGITQEGDLFAFKDPYGLRPLCTGRSSNGNICAFSSETVGLDINGFNHAFEVEPGEFVTATGEGFKREQLVAKRRKALCAFEFAYFARPDSKLNGKYVYEVREEFGRNLGREYSDIVKDADLIVSLPETSDDAALGLHEETGLRWERCTRRHRYVTDRAFILLSQERYSTIDRKINIVDHKLAGKNLIVIDDSIVRGDTTRVVIEKMRKLGVKKVHLFITFPRIIGPCFYGIDMATYGELIGSTRETEEIAQVVGADSLSYQSVDRFVKATGMRKDELCFGCVTGKYPTPLAQRLANWMRRKFDSGHKETGRIYEIDVENLV, encoded by the coding sequence ATGGATGACTCTGTCGGAATGGAATGCGGCGTATTCAGCGCCATTGATTTCGAACGAAAACCCATCTTTCCACATGTTTACTGGGGTATGCGCGCCCAGAATCATAGGGGTCACCAGTCCCATGGTTTTTTGACTTTCGATGGAAAATTCAACGTCTACCGCGGTTTAGACCTTATTCCAAAAGTAAAGAAGAAAGAAATTCAAGCGTGGTTAGTTAGGTTGCCGGGTCATGTTGGTATCGGGAATGTGCGGTATACGACGTCTGGGCGGTTGGATGAGGAGGCGTTGATTCGAGGAACTCAACCTGTTACAGTGGAGACAGAGAAGTTAGAATTGGCTATCTCGTTCAATGGGAACATTGTCAATACTGTAGGGCTAAGAAAGGAACTCTGCCGGACTTTCCCCAACTTTTCTTACGAATGTGATGCTGAATTAATTTGCGGAAAACTTGCTGTCGAACTCATGAATGGGTATGATTTGCAGTCTGCGGTTAAAACTTGCATGGAGGAGGTCGAAGGGGCTTTTTCGGTGAGTGGGATAACTCAAGAAGGTGACTTGTTTGCCTTCAAAGATCCTTATGGGTTGCGTCCTCTTTGCACTGGTCGTAGCTCTAATGGGAATATTTGTGCTTTTTCTTCTGAGACTGTGGGTCTTGACATCAATGGCTTTAACCACGCCTTTGAAGTGGAGCCCGGTGAGTTTGTCACAGCTACCGGAGAAGGGTTTAAGCGTGAGCAACTTGTGGCTAAGAGAAGAAAGGCTCTTTGTGCATTTGAGTTTGCTTATTTTGCTCGTCCAGATTCAAAGCTTAATGGCAAATATGTATATGAGGTTAGAGAGGAATTTGGAAGAAATCTGGGAAGAGAATACTCAGACATAGTTAAAGACGCTGATTTAATCGTGTCCTTGCCTGAAACAAGCGATGATGCGGCTTTGGGTCTTCATGAAGAGACTGGATTGCGCTGGGAGAGATGTACAAGAAGACATCGCTATGTGACTGACCGAGCTTTCATTTTATTGTCGCAAGAGCGTTATTCAACCATAGATCGAAAAATCAATATTGTAGACCACAAGCTTGCTGGCAAGAACCTCATAGTTATCGATGATAGTATAGTGAGAGGCGACACAACAAGAGTCGTCATTGAAAAGATGCGGAAACTAGGCGTCAAAAAAGTACATTTGTTCATTACGTTTCCCCGCATCATAGGTCCTTGCTTCTATGGCATTGACATGGCAACATATGGTGAGTTGATAGGTTCTACACGGGAAACTGAGGAAATAGCGCAGGTAGTAGGAGCAGACTCGTTGAGCTACCAATCTGTAGACCGGTTTGTAAAAGCTACTGGCATGCGGAAAGATGAATTGTGCTTTGGCTGCGTTACGGGTAAGTATCCGACACCTCTTGCGCAGAGACTGGCAAACTGGATGCGGAGAAAATTTGATAGTGGACACAAAGAAACAGGGAGAATTTACGAGATAGATGTTGAAAATCTCGTCTAA
- a CDS encoding methionine adenosyltransferase: MRNILVDHSKHVPIEQQKFEIVERKGLGHPDSICDAIMDNVSVRLCREYLKKVGFILHHNADKSLLVAGDVEPKFGGGKVKESMLLILGDRATTEANGVTIPVKELALQAAKEWIKSNLRFVDPEKHVRYQVELKPGSPELVDIFKRKGKVLGANDTSAAVGYAPMTRLERIVLKTERYINSPLFKKKFPEAGEDVKIMGLRKNNALDLTISIAFVDKYVKDERDYFRKKSEILEDVQMFVKTNVTFDEVDVNLNTLDAEGRGVGGVYLTVLGTSAESADSGEVGRGNRVNGVIPLNRPTCSEAAAGKNPVSHVGKIYNLLTHRIANSVHEQVPGLEEVYIWLLSQIGKPIDQPAIAAAQVVLQSGNSLESLQKSIEEVVNTELANIDKFTIDLAYGRIPIC; this comes from the coding sequence TTGAGGAACATACTCGTTGATCACTCTAAACACGTACCTATAGAACAGCAAAAATTTGAAATTGTGGAAAGAAAGGGACTTGGACATCCAGATTCTATATGTGACGCCATTATGGACAATGTCTCTGTCAGACTATGCAGAGAATATTTGAAAAAAGTAGGCTTTATCCTGCACCATAACGCGGACAAGTCTCTATTAGTGGCAGGCGACGTAGAGCCTAAATTCGGCGGAGGAAAAGTGAAGGAATCCATGCTTCTTATACTAGGCGACAGAGCCACCACCGAAGCGAACGGCGTTACAATACCAGTCAAAGAACTGGCTCTTCAAGCTGCAAAAGAATGGATAAAAAGCAACCTACGCTTCGTTGATCCAGAAAAACATGTTCGATATCAAGTTGAGTTGAAACCAGGCTCTCCTGAACTCGTCGACATTTTCAAGCGAAAAGGCAAAGTGCTCGGAGCAAATGACACTTCAGCCGCTGTGGGATACGCACCCATGACCCGACTTGAAAGAATTGTCCTGAAAACAGAGCGGTATATCAACTCCCCGTTGTTTAAAAAGAAGTTTCCAGAAGCTGGAGAAGACGTGAAGATTATGGGGTTGAGAAAGAACAACGCGCTTGATTTGACAATTTCAATAGCTTTTGTTGATAAATATGTGAAAGATGAGAGGGATTACTTTAGAAAGAAAAGCGAGATTCTTGAAGATGTTCAAATGTTCGTGAAAACAAACGTGACATTCGATGAAGTTGACGTTAACTTGAACACGTTGGATGCTGAAGGCAGAGGCGTTGGCGGCGTCTACTTGACGGTGCTTGGCACAAGCGCGGAGAGCGCCGACTCAGGCGAGGTAGGAAGAGGAAACCGCGTTAATGGAGTAATACCCTTAAACCGCCCAACATGCTCCGAAGCCGCTGCAGGCAAAAATCCTGTTAGCCACGTTGGAAAAATATACAATCTCTTGACGCATCGCATTGCCAACAGCGTACATGAACAGGTGCCCGGGTTAGAAGAGGTTTACATATGGTTGCTCAGCCAAATCGGCAAGCCTATCGACCAACCAGCAATTGCTGCCGCGCAGGTTGTTCTACAATCTGGTAATTCCTTGGAAAGCCTTCAGAAAAGCATAGAGGAAGTCGTAAACACGGAGTTAGCAAACATTGATAAATTCACCATAGACCTAGCTTATGGAAGAATTCCAATCTGCTGA
- a CDS encoding carbohydrate kinase family protein has protein sequence MTKFDVVGFGALNIDRLFKVNKIAGRDEESFVVESKESCGGSAANTIVGLARLGLKTGYIGKVSDDREGQLLLDDFKKENVDTKCIVIAKSGRSGVVMGFVDEHGERSLYVAPGVNDTVELREINKDYARKAGFLHLTSFVGEKSFESQKEVVEQLPEHVRVSFDPGMFYAQRGLSSLRPILRRAFVVLPNEVEMKLLTGEEYEDGAEMLIAEGVKVVAVKLGRKGCFVTDGEESHAVEPFKVRVVDTTGAGDAWNAGFLYGLHGENSLLECGRLGNFVASRCIMKMGARTGLPQLADLHF, from the coding sequence ATGACTAAATTTGACGTTGTCGGTTTTGGCGCTTTAAACATTGATAGACTCTTTAAGGTAAATAAGATAGCTGGAAGAGATGAGGAGAGTTTTGTTGTCGAATCCAAAGAATCTTGCGGTGGCTCAGCTGCCAATACCATTGTAGGTTTGGCGCGTTTGGGGTTAAAAACTGGATACATCGGCAAAGTTTCAGATGATCGTGAAGGGCAACTCTTGCTTGACGACTTTAAGAAAGAGAACGTTGATACAAAGTGCATTGTTATTGCAAAGAGTGGACGAAGCGGTGTTGTTATGGGTTTTGTTGACGAACATGGAGAACGATCGCTTTATGTGGCTCCTGGGGTCAATGACACCGTAGAGTTGAGAGAAATTAACAAAGATTATGCGAGAAAGGCTGGATTTCTACATTTGACTTCTTTTGTGGGTGAAAAATCATTTGAAAGCCAGAAAGAAGTTGTTGAACAGCTTCCAGAACATGTCAGAGTGAGTTTTGATCCAGGTATGTTTTATGCTCAGAGGGGTTTGTCTTCGTTAAGACCTATTTTGAGACGAGCTTTCGTCGTGCTTCCTAACGAAGTTGAGATGAAGCTGCTTACAGGCGAAGAATATGAAGATGGTGCTGAAATGTTGATAGCTGAAGGAGTTAAAGTTGTGGCAGTTAAACTAGGAAGGAAAGGGTGCTTTGTAACTGATGGCGAAGAAAGTCATGCAGTGGAGCCCTTTAAGGTAAGAGTTGTCGATACTACAGGTGCAGGTGACGCGTGGAATGCAGGTTTTCTTTATGGCTTACATGGAGAAAATAGTTTGCTGGAGTGTGGGCGGCTTGGGAATTTTGTGGCGTCTAGGTGCATAATGAAGATGGGTGCAAGAACTGGGCTTCCTCAACTCGCTGACTTGCATTTTTGA
- a CDS encoding CBS domain-containing protein: protein MILTGSQFKKLRIDAGLTQRQLAQLIGISQAHIAKIENGKVDPRLSTVNKILQVLTEGEGRKCEDIMTRNLIFAKPNDKILKVSEVMMKKAISQLPIMQNGKIIGTVTEESIIKNLHINIADETAKKIMDPPLPCLPQDTSIGMIRPLLEDYPGVLVMHKGDVVGIITRSDLLKTVSKTV from the coding sequence ATGATCTTAACAGGTTCACAGTTTAAAAAACTCAGAATCGACGCAGGACTTACTCAACGACAACTAGCGCAGCTAATCGGAATTTCCCAGGCACACATCGCGAAAATAGAAAATGGAAAAGTAGACCCCAGGCTATCAACCGTCAACAAAATTCTTCAAGTGCTGACTGAAGGCGAAGGGAGGAAATGTGAAGATATAATGACCCGAAACCTGATTTTCGCCAAACCAAACGATAAGATTTTAAAAGTAAGCGAAGTCATGATGAAAAAAGCAATCTCCCAACTACCTATAATGCAAAATGGCAAAATTATTGGCACGGTAACCGAAGAGAGTATAATAAAAAATCTGCACATTAACATAGCTGATGAAACAGCGAAAAAAATAATGGACCCGCCGCTGCCGTGTCTTCCACAGGACACCAGTATAGGCATGATTCGCCCATTGCTGGAAGATTATCCAGGTGTCTTAGTTATGCATAAAGGCGATGTGGTGGGCATAATAACGCGGTCTGACCTGCTGAAAACGGTTTCTAAGACTGTGTAG
- a CDS encoding HAD hydrolase family protein, with the protein MKKAKRVFITDCEGPISKNDNAFELSCHFIPEGDKFFTQISTYDDVLADVVKRVGYKAGDTLKLIVPFLKASEVTNRRIMEFSAQNILLMPGAKDILQFVKSRMPSFIVSTSYEHYIQVLCRALDFPYKNTYCTTLDIDAYQMGREEKEKLDQFRREICSMPLIEIPNKATLLQDFSERDQHTMKRLDKIFCREIMQMESGTMLKEINPVGGVEKAKAVRSIVDEAGSNLNSVMYVGDSITDVDCFRLVRENGGATVSFNGNAYAVREAEIAVLSTNALVVAAIADVFERLGKEVVYDLVDNWGYKALEKYGSDPLLQEKLQNLFPKMLPKVSKITARNMEELAAESSVFRKLVRGENVGRLG; encoded by the coding sequence GTGAAGAAAGCAAAAAGAGTTTTCATAACAGACTGTGAAGGCCCTATTTCAAAAAACGACAACGCTTTCGAGTTATCCTGCCATTTTATTCCAGAAGGCGACAAATTTTTCACTCAAATCAGCACATATGACGATGTTTTGGCAGACGTTGTCAAACGCGTCGGATACAAGGCGGGCGATACTTTGAAACTCATTGTTCCTTTTCTTAAGGCATCCGAGGTTACGAATAGAAGGATTATGGAGTTTTCCGCTCAAAACATTTTGTTGATGCCAGGTGCAAAGGATATACTGCAATTTGTGAAGAGTAGGATGCCAAGTTTTATTGTAAGCACCAGTTACGAGCATTACATCCAAGTTTTGTGCCGTGCATTAGATTTTCCTTATAAAAACACATATTGTACAACGCTAGACATTGACGCTTATCAAATGGGTAGAGAAGAAAAGGAGAAACTTGACCAGTTTAGACGAGAGATATGCTCGATGCCTTTAATTGAAATCCCTAACAAGGCAACGTTACTGCAAGATTTTTCAGAGAGAGACCAACACACGATGAAGCGGCTGGACAAGATTTTCTGTAGGGAGATCATGCAGATGGAGTCAGGTACTATGCTGAAGGAGATTAATCCAGTAGGGGGGGTAGAAAAGGCGAAGGCAGTTAGAAGCATCGTTGATGAAGCCGGAAGCAATCTGAATAGTGTGATGTATGTTGGCGACAGCATTACAGATGTTGACTGTTTCCGACTAGTTAGAGAAAACGGCGGTGCGACAGTTTCCTTCAATGGCAACGCTTACGCTGTTCGCGAAGCCGAAATCGCAGTTCTTTCAACAAACGCCCTCGTAGTCGCGGCTATTGCTGATGTTTTTGAAAGACTTGGCAAGGAGGTCGTTTACGATTTAGTAGATAATTGGGGATACAAGGCACTAGAAAAATATGGCAGCGACCCGTTATTGCAGGAGAAACTTCAGAACTTGTTCCCAAAAATGTTGCCTAAAGTGAGCAAAATTACTGCACGTAACATGGAGGAACTTGCCGCTGAAAGTAGCGTTTTCAGGAAACTTGTGAGAGGAGAGAATGTGGGACGGTTGGGCTGA
- a CDS encoding formylmethanofuran--tetrahydromethanopterin N-formyltransferase: MKTEVENTYAEAFEGLYCRVIVTADDEEVLHSAAEDATATPSIVVGRVEGGIEKWLIPKETPDGRMGAIMQFWGGIDNRKPVQSSLEKFETELSYRIRQDILVKPFTALFDALPNAIGKFDMMERVGHCGDGFEWEEKRYDRRVIVVPLMVPNFVIERHLGYTKGVMGANFWYLCETKETVMTAGRKALEAIDEVEGVIAPFGICSAGSKLETKFPSIGPTTNHPYCPSLRNKLGAASKVPEGVHFIPEIVINGVSLSAVKAAMKTGIEAARSIEGVRIISAGNYGGKLGNYKIYLRELFL; the protein is encoded by the coding sequence ATGAAAACAGAGGTTGAAAACACGTATGCAGAGGCTTTCGAAGGACTCTATTGCAGAGTTATTGTCACAGCTGACGATGAAGAGGTTTTGCATAGTGCTGCTGAAGATGCAACTGCGACGCCTTCAATAGTTGTGGGCAGAGTTGAGGGTGGAATCGAAAAATGGTTGATCCCAAAAGAAACGCCAGATGGTCGCATGGGGGCAATCATGCAGTTTTGGGGTGGCATAGACAACAGAAAGCCTGTGCAAAGTTCATTAGAAAAGTTTGAAACTGAACTGTCCTACCGAATCAGACAAGACATCCTCGTAAAACCTTTCACAGCCCTTTTCGACGCCTTACCAAATGCCATAGGAAAATTCGATATGATGGAAAGAGTTGGTCATTGTGGAGATGGGTTTGAATGGGAAGAAAAACGTTATGACCGCCGCGTTATTGTTGTTCCTTTAATGGTGCCAAACTTTGTCATAGAAAGACATCTGGGCTATACGAAGGGAGTTATGGGTGCTAATTTCTGGTACCTGTGTGAAACCAAAGAGACGGTTATGACTGCGGGAAGAAAAGCTCTTGAAGCAATTGACGAAGTTGAAGGAGTTATAGCTCCCTTCGGTATATGTTCTGCCGGGTCAAAACTTGAAACCAAATTTCCGTCGATAGGTCCCACGACTAATCATCCTTATTGCCCATCGCTAAGAAACAAACTTGGGGCAGCATCTAAAGTTCCTGAAGGTGTCCATTTCATTCCAGAAATTGTAATTAACGGTGTTTCTCTAAGTGCTGTGAAGGCAGCTATGAAAACTGGAATCGAAGCTGCACGTAGTATAGAAGGGGTCCGCATTATTTCCGCAGGCAACTATGGAGGCAAACTGGGCAATTACAAGATTTATCTCCGAGAGTTGTTTTTATGA
- a CDS encoding saccharopine dehydrogenase family protein has product MRILVLGCGNIGSVIATDLAESMPSTEIVIADKRRSRAEKVAALIQERNVAGIQLDACNYRELVDNMKMFDVVVGALPGDIGYQSVKAAIDANVDLVDVSYMPENPLTLNKDATKAGVTIIPDCGVAPGISNVFIGHAISKLDNVESVHVMVGGLPEESVPPLGYTLTWSTEGLIDEYTRKAKIVENGEVKEVEALTGLEEVEFPGAGKLEAFYTDGLRTLLHTTKDVKTMWEKTLRYPGHVEKIRLLKALGFFDERPIEIENVCLSPRKITVKLFEAKLRRPEIKDILAMKVEISGMKEGLKKHYIYHLLDRYDEKRGVTAMARTTAYPASILTQLTAQEIIEERGVVPLEKLCVKEENFNKILAELEKRHIKIVENPGQVSG; this is encoded by the coding sequence ATGAGGATACTTGTTTTAGGTTGTGGAAATATCGGTTCTGTCATAGCGACCGATCTTGCTGAAAGTATGCCTTCAACTGAGATTGTCATTGCTGATAAACGCCGAAGTAGGGCTGAGAAGGTAGCTGCTCTTATCCAAGAAAGGAATGTTGCTGGAATTCAATTGGATGCTTGTAATTACCGTGAACTGGTCGACAACATGAAAATGTTCGACGTAGTAGTGGGGGCTTTACCAGGGGACATTGGTTATCAATCTGTCAAAGCTGCTATTGATGCAAACGTAGACTTAGTAGATGTTTCGTATATGCCAGAGAATCCTCTTACGCTAAATAAAGATGCAACAAAAGCCGGTGTGACGATTATACCTGACTGTGGAGTGGCACCGGGGATAAGCAATGTGTTTATAGGCCATGCTATCAGCAAGCTCGATAATGTTGAAAGTGTTCATGTAATGGTTGGTGGTCTTCCAGAGGAATCAGTTCCCCCTCTGGGCTATACGCTAACGTGGTCCACAGAAGGCCTTATCGACGAGTACACTAGAAAGGCGAAAATAGTTGAGAATGGTGAAGTGAAGGAAGTAGAGGCATTAACTGGACTGGAAGAGGTTGAATTTCCAGGCGCTGGCAAACTTGAGGCGTTTTATACCGATGGACTTAGGACACTGCTTCATACGACTAAAGATGTTAAGACAATGTGGGAGAAAACTCTCAGGTATCCAGGGCATGTTGAGAAGATAAGATTGCTGAAGGCTTTGGGCTTTTTTGATGAACGTCCTATAGAAATCGAGAATGTTTGTCTGTCACCGCGAAAAATTACTGTTAAGCTCTTTGAGGCGAAGCTTCGGAGACCTGAGATTAAAGATATTCTGGCTATGAAAGTGGAAATAAGCGGAATGAAAGAGGGATTGAAAAAACACTACATTTACCATCTTCTAGATCGTTACGATGAAAAACGTGGAGTGACGGCTATGGCAAGAACAACGGCGTACCCTGCCTCCATCTTAACTCAATTGACAGCTCAAGAAATCATAGAAGAAAGGGGTGTTGTCCCCTTAGAAAAGTTATGTGTTAAAGAAGAAAATTTCAATAAAATCCTAGCTGAACTGGAGAAACGGCATATTAAAATTGTGGAGAACCCAGGCCAGGTGTCTGGCTAA
- the purQ gene encoding phosphoribosylformylglycinamidine synthase subunit PurQ, protein MKRKEIRVCVLRVGGTNCDAETKRAFKDSGMKAEVVHFNQLAKQQNLLDYNVLVIPGGFSHGDYVRAGAIWAKRLMAKLGENINKFVDEERPILGICNGFQVLVEAGLLPQFDGVSPFPEAALGTNIPSGYNCRWTYLKNESRGHCVFTRGLPSGSVVRIPVAHSEGRFMFAKENEKEYLEKLLGNDQLVFRYCHCNGEYADGEYPSNPNGSFHDIAGICDSSGTIFGLMPHPERAYFGWQLPDWTRNETVLSFGDGKIIFESVAEYLTKKF, encoded by the coding sequence GTGAAGCGTAAAGAAATTCGTGTCTGTGTTTTACGTGTCGGTGGAACAAATTGTGATGCCGAAACTAAACGAGCCTTCAAAGATTCTGGGATGAAAGCGGAAGTTGTCCATTTCAATCAGCTTGCCAAACAACAGAACCTGCTTGACTATAATGTTCTTGTTATTCCAGGTGGTTTTTCCCATGGCGATTATGTTCGCGCTGGCGCTATTTGGGCGAAACGGCTTATGGCAAAGCTGGGGGAAAATATTAACAAATTTGTGGATGAGGAACGGCCGATTCTCGGAATATGTAATGGCTTTCAAGTTCTAGTTGAAGCAGGCCTGCTGCCCCAATTTGACGGCGTTAGCCCATTTCCAGAAGCGGCTCTGGGAACCAACATACCCTCAGGCTACAATTGCCGATGGACCTATCTTAAGAATGAAAGTAGAGGTCACTGTGTCTTCACAAGGGGGCTTCCCTCCGGTTCTGTTGTTAGAATTCCTGTAGCACATTCAGAAGGTCGTTTCATGTTTGCAAAAGAAAACGAGAAAGAATATTTGGAGAAGTTGCTGGGCAATGATCAACTGGTATTTAGATACTGCCACTGTAACGGTGAATACGCTGATGGGGAATATCCGTCAAATCCAAACGGATCTTTCCACGACATTGCAGGTATCTGCGATTCTTCAGGAACAATTTTCGGTTTGATGCCTCATCCTGAACGCGCATATTTTGGGTGGCAATTGCCCGACTGGACAAGAAACGAGACTGTGCTATCTTTTGGTGATGGAAAAATAATCTTTGAATCAGTTGCTGAATATTTAACAAAAAAGTTTTAG